One window of the Klebsiella sp. WP3-W18-ESBL-02 genome contains the following:
- a CDS encoding YbhQ family protein, which yields MKWQQRVRVATGLSCWQIMLHLLVIAVLVMGWMSGALVRVGLGLCVVYAVTVLLMLALQRHPEQRWRDVADVLEELTTTWYFGAAVIVVWLLSRVLQNNYLLAVAGLAILAGPAVFSLLVKEKASGDLAAKHRVRH from the coding sequence ATGAAGTGGCAACAACGAGTTCGTGTCGCAACGGGGCTAAGTTGCTGGCAGATTATGTTGCATTTGCTGGTCATCGCCGTGCTGGTGATGGGCTGGATGAGCGGCGCGCTGGTGCGCGTGGGTTTGGGCCTCTGCGTTGTGTATGCCGTCACCGTTTTACTGATGCTGGCCTTACAGCGTCACCCTGAGCAGCGCTGGCGCGACGTCGCCGATGTGCTCGAAGAATTGACCACGACCTGGTATTTTGGCGCCGCAGTTATTGTCGTCTGGCTGCTGTCGCGCGTGCTGCAAAATAACTACCTGCTGGCGGTGGCCGGGCTGGCTATCCTTGCCGGGCCCGCGGTGTTCTCGCTGCTGGTGAAAGAAAAAGCCTCAGGCGATCTTGCGGCGAAACATCGCGTACGCCACTGA
- a CDS encoding ABC transporter permease, protein MFYRLWTLIRKELQSLLREPQTRAILIMPVLIQVLLFPFAATLEVTNATIAVYNEDNGQHAIELTQRFARAKAFTHVLVLKSPQDIQPTLDTQKALLLVRFPAGFSRNLDTFQTAPMQLLLDGRNSNSAQIAANYLQQIVKNYQQELMEGKAKPNNSELVVRNWYNPNLDYKWFVVPSLIAMITTIGVMIVTSLSVAREREQGTLDQLLVSPLATWQIFVGKAVPALIVATFQATIVLAVGIWAYQIPFAGSLALFYFTMVIYGLSLVGFGLLISALCSTQQQAFIGVFVFMMPAILLSGYVSPVENMPVWLQHLTWINPIRHFTDITKQIYLKDASLSIVWGSLWPLLFIAATTGSVAYAMFRRKIA, encoded by the coding sequence ATGTTTTATCGTTTATGGACGCTTATCCGCAAAGAGCTACAGTCGCTGCTGCGCGAACCGCAGACCCGCGCCATATTGATTATGCCGGTGCTGATTCAGGTGCTGCTGTTCCCCTTTGCCGCCACGCTGGAGGTCACTAACGCCACCATCGCCGTCTATAACGAAGACAACGGTCAGCACGCTATCGAGCTGACCCAACGCTTTGCGCGCGCGAAAGCCTTTACCCATGTGCTGGTGCTAAAAAGCCCGCAGGACATTCAGCCGACCCTCGACACCCAAAAGGCCCTGCTGCTGGTACGCTTCCCGGCCGGCTTCTCGCGTAACCTCGACACCTTCCAGACCGCGCCAATGCAGCTGCTGCTCGACGGACGCAACTCTAACAGCGCGCAGATTGCCGCTAACTACCTCCAGCAGATTGTGAAGAACTACCAGCAGGAGCTCATGGAAGGCAAGGCCAAACCCAATAACAGCGAGCTGGTGGTGCGTAACTGGTACAACCCGAACCTCGACTACAAGTGGTTTGTGGTACCGTCGCTGATCGCCATGATCACTACCATCGGTGTGATGATCGTCACTTCACTGTCGGTCGCCCGCGAACGCGAACAGGGCACGCTGGATCAGCTACTGGTTTCGCCGCTGGCTACCTGGCAAATTTTCGTCGGCAAGGCGGTGCCTGCGCTGATCGTCGCCACCTTCCAGGCCACTATCGTGCTGGCCGTCGGTATCTGGGCCTATCAGATTCCCTTCGCCGGTTCGCTGGCGCTGTTCTACTTCACGATGGTGATTTATGGGCTGTCGTTGGTCGGGTTTGGGCTGCTAATCTCTGCACTGTGCTCGACCCAGCAGCAGGCGTTTATCGGCGTGTTCGTCTTTATGATGCCGGCGATCCTGCTGTCGGGCTATGTATCACCGGTCGAAAACATGCCGGTATGGCTCCAGCATTTGACGTGGATTAACCCGATTCGGCATTTTACCGATATTACCAAGCAGATTTATTTGAAGGATGCGAGTCTGTCGATTGTCTGGGGGAGCCTGTGGCCGCTACTGTTTATAGCGGCCACGACGGGATCAGTGGCGTACGCGATGTTTCGCCGCAAGATCGCCTGA
- a CDS encoding Bax inhibitor-1 family protein: MERFPRSDSIVQARSGLQTYMAQVYGWMTCGLLLTAFIAWYAANTPAVMMFVFSSKITFFGLIIAQLALVFVLSGMVQRLSAGMATTLFMLYSALTGLTLSSIFIVYTYSSIASTFVVTGGMFGIMSLYGYTTKRDLSGLGSMLFMGLIGIVLASLVNFWLKSDALMWAITYIGVIIFVGLTAYDTQKLKNIGEQIDVRDTSNLRKYAILGALTLYLDFINLFLMLLRIFGNRR; this comes from the coding sequence ATGGAACGATTCCCTCGGTCCGATTCTATCGTCCAGGCCCGTAGCGGCCTGCAAACTTACATGGCACAGGTCTACGGCTGGATGACCTGTGGGCTGCTGTTAACCGCGTTTATTGCGTGGTACGCGGCGAATACCCCTGCGGTGATGATGTTTGTCTTCTCCAGCAAAATCACCTTTTTCGGCCTGATTATCGCCCAGCTGGCGCTGGTGTTTGTGCTCTCCGGTATGGTGCAGCGTCTGAGTGCGGGCATGGCGACGACGCTGTTTATGCTCTATTCGGCGTTAACCGGGCTGACGTTATCCAGCATTTTTATCGTTTATACCTATTCTTCTATTGCCAGCACCTTCGTGGTGACGGGCGGGATGTTCGGCATCATGAGCCTGTATGGTTACACCACCAAGCGTGACCTGAGCGGGCTCGGCAGCATGCTGTTTATGGGGCTGATTGGTATCGTGCTGGCTTCATTGGTTAACTTCTGGCTGAAAAGCGACGCGCTGATGTGGGCGATTACCTATATCGGGGTGATTATCTTCGTCGGGCTGACCGCCTACGACACCCAGAAGCTGAAAAACATCGGCGAGCAGATTGACGTGCGCGACACCTCAAATCTGCGTAAATACGCGATTCTTGGCGCGCTGACGCTGTATCTCGACTTTATCAACCTGTTCCTGATGCTGCTGCGGATTTTCGGCAACCGCCGCTAA
- the moaD gene encoding molybdopterin synthase sulfur carrier subunit — translation MINVLFFAQVRELVGTDSLALAPEFATVEAIRQHLAAQEGRWSLALEEGKLLAAVNQTLVSFDHPVTDGDEVAFFPPVTGG, via the coding sequence ATGATTAATGTGCTTTTTTTTGCGCAGGTGCGTGAGCTGGTGGGGACCGACTCGCTGGCATTAGCGCCGGAATTCGCCACCGTTGAAGCCATACGTCAGCACCTGGCTGCGCAGGAAGGGCGCTGGTCGTTGGCCCTGGAGGAGGGCAAACTCCTCGCGGCGGTCAACCAGACGCTGGTCAGCTTCGACCATCCGGTGACCGATGGCGATGAAGTGGCGTTTTTCCCGCCGGTAACAGGAGGTTAA
- a CDS encoding ATP-binding cassette domain-containing protein has translation MSDSQIQLRGLVKRFAGMDKPAVARLDCTINAGYVTGLVGPDGAGKTTLMRMLAGLLKPDEGSATVLGLDPIANDSALHAVLGYMPQKFGLYEDLTVMENLNLYADLRSVTGETREKTFARLLEFTALGPFTERLAGKLSGGMKQKLGLACTLVGEPKVLLLDEPGVGVDPISRRELWEMVHELAGDGMLILWSTSYLDEAEQCQDVLLMNEGELLYQGEPTALTRTMAGRSFLMHSPQENNRRLLQRALKQSAVSDGMIQGRSVRVILKKSASADDLRRAPGMPTLEIEETTPRFEDAFIDLLGGAGTSESPLGAILHTVDGSPDETVIEAKQLTKKFGDFAATDHVNFAVKRGEIFGLLGPNGAGKSTTFKMMCGLLVPTSGNALVLNMDLKVSSGKARQHLGYMAQKFSLYGNLTVEQNLRFFSGVYGLRGRAQNDKIDSMSNAFGLKAIARHTTDSLPLGFKQRLALACSLMHEPDILFLDEPTSGVDPLTRREFWLHINSMVEKGVTVMVTTHFMDEAEYCDRIGLVYRGKLIASGTPDDLKAQAADAQQPDPTMEQAFITLINDWDKEHANER, from the coding sequence ATGAGTGATAGCCAGATTCAGCTGCGCGGGCTGGTCAAACGGTTTGCCGGCATGGATAAGCCAGCGGTCGCCCGGCTGGACTGCACGATCAACGCCGGCTACGTGACCGGTTTGGTCGGGCCGGACGGCGCGGGAAAAACCACGCTGATGCGCATGCTTGCCGGGCTGCTGAAGCCGGATGAGGGCAGCGCGACGGTGCTGGGGCTGGACCCGATTGCCAACGATAGCGCCCTGCACGCGGTGCTCGGCTATATGCCGCAAAAATTCGGCCTGTATGAAGATTTAACGGTCATGGAGAACCTTAACCTCTATGCCGACCTGCGAAGCGTGACCGGCGAAACGCGGGAAAAGACCTTCGCGCGGCTGCTGGAGTTCACCGCGCTGGGGCCTTTTACCGAACGCCTGGCGGGTAAACTCTCCGGAGGGATGAAACAAAAGCTGGGACTGGCCTGTACGTTAGTCGGCGAGCCAAAGGTGCTGCTGCTGGATGAACCCGGCGTTGGCGTCGACCCCATTTCGCGCCGCGAGCTGTGGGAAATGGTGCACGAGCTGGCGGGTGATGGAATGCTGATCCTCTGGAGCACCTCTTATCTTGATGAAGCCGAGCAGTGTCAGGACGTGCTGCTGATGAACGAAGGCGAACTCCTGTATCAGGGCGAACCTACTGCCCTCACCCGTACCATGGCCGGACGCAGCTTTTTAATGCACAGCCCGCAGGAAAATAACCGCAGACTGCTGCAGCGCGCGTTGAAGCAAAGCGCGGTCAGCGACGGGATGATTCAGGGGCGTTCGGTGCGCGTGATCCTCAAAAAATCGGCCAGTGCCGATGATTTGCGCCGGGCACCCGGCATGCCAACGCTGGAAATAGAAGAGACCACGCCGCGCTTTGAAGATGCATTTATCGATCTGCTCGGCGGCGCGGGGACCTCAGAATCGCCGCTGGGAGCCATTCTGCATACCGTTGACGGTTCGCCGGACGAAACGGTCATCGAAGCCAAACAGCTGACCAAAAAATTCGGCGACTTTGCCGCAACGGACCACGTCAATTTTGCGGTCAAGCGCGGGGAAATCTTCGGCCTGCTGGGTCCGAACGGCGCGGGGAAATCCACCACCTTCAAAATGATGTGCGGTCTGCTGGTGCCAACCTCCGGCAACGCGCTGGTGCTGAATATGGATTTGAAGGTCAGCTCGGGTAAGGCGCGCCAGCATCTGGGTTATATGGCGCAGAAGTTTTCGCTGTACGGCAACCTCACGGTCGAACAAAACCTCCGTTTCTTCTCCGGCGTGTACGGCCTGCGCGGCCGCGCGCAGAATGACAAAATCGACAGCATGAGCAACGCCTTTGGCCTCAAAGCGATCGCTCGCCACACCACCGACTCACTGCCGTTAGGCTTTAAGCAACGCCTGGCGCTGGCCTGCTCGCTGATGCACGAGCCGGACATTCTGTTTCTCGATGAGCCAACCTCAGGGGTTGACCCCCTCACCCGTCGTGAGTTCTGGCTGCACATCAACAGCATGGTGGAAAAAGGGGTGACGGTGATGGTCACCACCCACTTTATGGATGAAGCCGAGTACTGTGACCGCATTGGCCTGGTGTATCGCGGTAAGCTTATCGCCAGCGGCACGCCGGACGATTTAAAAGCCCAGGCCGCCGACGCGCAGCAGCCGGACCCGACCATGGAGCAGGCCTTTATTACGCTTATCAACGACTGGGATAAGGAGCACGCCAATGAGCGCTAG
- the moaE gene encoding molybdopterin synthase catalytic subunit MoaE: MSETRICVGHEPFSVGEEYPWLAERDEDGAVVTFTGKVRNHNLGDSVKALTLEHYPGMTEKALAEIVEAARERWPLGRVTVIHRIGEMWPGDEIVFVGVTSAHRSSAFDAGEFIMDYLKTRAPFWKREATPEGDRWVEARDSDKQAAERW; encoded by the coding sequence ATGAGCGAAACGCGTATTTGCGTTGGGCATGAACCGTTTAGCGTCGGGGAGGAGTATCCCTGGCTTGCCGAGCGCGATGAAGACGGCGCGGTAGTGACGTTTACCGGCAAGGTTCGTAACCACAACCTCGGTGACAGCGTGAAGGCGCTGACGCTCGAACATTATCCGGGCATGACCGAGAAAGCGCTCGCCGAAATCGTAGAGGCGGCGCGTGAACGCTGGCCGCTGGGGCGTGTGACCGTGATTCACCGCATTGGTGAGATGTGGCCCGGTGACGAAATTGTGTTTGTCGGTGTGACCAGCGCGCATCGTAGCAGCGCCTTTGACGCCGGTGAATTTATCATGGACTATCTCAAGACCCGCGCGCCTTTCTGGAAGCGTGAAGCGACGCCGGAAGGCGATCGCTGGGTGGAAGCGCGCGACAGCGATAAACAGGCAGCCGAGCGCTGGTAG
- a CDS encoding ABC transporter permease, with product MSARGLSWRRVRALCVKETRQIVRDPSSWLIAVVIPLLLLFIFGYGINLDSSKLRVGVLLEQQSKEALDFTHTLTGSPYIDATVSDNRHQLIEMMQAGRIRGLIVVPVDFDKHMARAGDNAPIQVITDGSEPNTANFVQGYVEGIWQIWQKQRAEDRGQEFEPLIDVQTRYWFNPAAISQHFIIPGAITIIMTVIGAILTSLVIAREWERGTMEALLSTEVTRVELLLCKLIPYYFLGMLAMLLCMLVSVFILGVPYRGSLVVLFFITSLFLLSTLGMGLLISTITRNQFNAAQVALNAAFLPSIMLSGFIFQIDSMPAAIRVVTYIIPARYFVSTLQSLFLAGNIPVVLIINTLFLIASAVMFIGLTWMKTKRRLD from the coding sequence ATGAGCGCTAGAGGGCTGTCGTGGCGGCGCGTGCGCGCGCTGTGCGTCAAAGAGACGCGGCAAATCGTCCGCGATCCCAGCAGTTGGCTGATTGCCGTGGTGATCCCGCTGCTGCTGCTGTTTATTTTCGGTTACGGCATCAACCTCGATTCCAGCAAGCTGCGCGTCGGCGTACTGCTTGAACAACAGAGCAAAGAAGCGCTCGACTTCACCCACACCTTAACCGGTTCGCCCTATATTGATGCCACCGTGAGCGATAATCGTCATCAGTTGATTGAGATGATGCAGGCCGGACGCATCCGCGGCCTGATCGTGGTTCCGGTTGATTTTGATAAGCACATGGCGCGTGCGGGTGACAACGCCCCCATTCAGGTGATCACCGACGGCAGCGAGCCCAATACGGCTAACTTTGTGCAGGGATACGTCGAAGGCATCTGGCAAATCTGGCAGAAACAGCGCGCCGAAGACCGCGGCCAGGAATTTGAACCGCTCATCGATGTACAAACCCGCTACTGGTTTAACCCGGCGGCCATCAGCCAGCACTTTATTATCCCCGGCGCCATTACCATCATTATGACGGTGATCGGCGCAATTCTGACCTCGCTGGTGATTGCCCGCGAGTGGGAACGCGGCACCATGGAGGCGCTGCTTTCAACCGAAGTCACCCGCGTCGAGCTGCTGCTGTGCAAGCTCATTCCTTACTATTTCCTCGGTATGCTGGCCATGCTGCTGTGCATGCTGGTGTCGGTGTTTATTCTCGGCGTGCCGTATCGCGGTTCGCTGGTGGTGTTGTTTTTTATCACCAGCCTGTTTTTACTCAGCACCCTCGGCATGGGCCTGCTGATCTCGACGATTACCCGCAATCAGTTTAACGCCGCGCAGGTGGCGCTGAACGCGGCGTTTCTGCCGTCGATTATGCTGTCCGGGTTTATTTTCCAGATAGACAGTATGCCGGCCGCGATCCGCGTGGTGACCTATATCATCCCGGCGCGTTATTTCGTCAGCACGCTGCAAAGCCTGTTCCTGGCGGGAAATATTCCGGTCGTGCTGATTATCAATACGCTGTTTTTAATCGCTTCGGCGGTGATGTTTATTGGCCTGACGTGGATGAAAACCAAACGTCGGTTGGATTAA